The Macadamia integrifolia cultivar HAES 741 chromosome 4, SCU_Mint_v3, whole genome shotgun sequence genome contains the following window.
GAATACCAGAAAGAGCATTTGGTTCGGAGTCGTCCGGACCACTAATCTTTCTTCGTACTGATGAAGCATATATCATCcatccccttctcttctctgtttctgCAAAATTCGAATCTTTTCTGGACGCTCGCCTGCATGTCTCAGGGCGGAAGATAACCCCATACTAACCAATTACCATGGTTATGTTAGGCCTTAACAGGGCCCCATCAATCCAAGTTAAAGCTGATCTTTCACTGTTTAatccaaggttttaaaacaaaGGATTTCATTTGGAATCAGCTTAGACTCcacctaaaccctagaaactcTATGAATTACAGGCTCTAGAACGGTGGGGATCCACttttgttagaacaaacactaacaaatatgagagaatttttttttttttttttttcatataatatAGAGATTCAAGTAAGTTGACATCCATATAATGTGCTACGTCCTACAGAGCAATCAAATCGCAACTCGCCCCTAAATCCTTAACACGAAAACTCATCTAATTTTCACACCGCTTGCTCAACAAAAAGATAGTATATATGTACTCCTCTAAGTCAAGTCGATCCATTACGTCGAGGTCGATCAAGTTGTACCGTCACATATTTCAAAAACATCCCTTTCAAATCGCCATCAAAATATATCTAGATAGATCATTCTGCAAAACGTGTCAAGAATTTTAGATAAATATAACAACATTGATATAATTTGACACTATCCAATCCAAAAGCCCGAAATCCTGGTCATGGAACTACACTCACTGCATCACTCTTTTAAGTACAATGGTGTAATTTTTGTTCCAAGAACAATAGACTATTGTTCAATGCATTGCTATGATTTCAACACAGAATAGGTGCACATGTGTTGGGTCCTGATTCCTGAGACCTGTCATACTTGGCTTTTAGTAGAAAATGCAAATGTGGAGATGTTTCCCAGAGGAAGAGGCTGCCTTGAGGCACTTTGATTCAAAGTTTTGAAACGTCCAGAGTGCAAGCCCAAGGGAAGATGAGAGAATCTATGGGGACCGGTGCCTCACCTACTGAGTAGCCGATTATATAATCAGACGTTCTGGCAAAGATAAACCAAGTGGGGGATAAAAAAAGGCCTTTCTGATGCTTTTACCCATTCCTTCCATTGCCAGAGCAGAATTATCTTCTCTCCTACTGATTTAACAGAATAATAAGTAATTAAAGGTGCGGGCCCGCATCACAACAATGATAAAccgaggggaaaaaaaaaaggctgggGGCTTATGAAGTTTTACCATTTCAATGGTCAGAAAAgaattctcttcctctctttctttctctctataCACGTTGTCTTATGATTTTATATCAATCATATAAGGGTTGATCTTACATCAGTTACGAAATGGATTTAATATAATTTGATATGATCTTGAGTTTTTTTTACCCTACAAGGAGTTATAAGGATGAGTTCTTTTAAGGTTCAGATAATTTGTCCGTGTGATTAAGTGCCTAGAACTGTTAAGGAATCAGAATCGAACAATTACATTGTTAAATGTGACGTGATACTGATTCTGGTATCATTTAATAGATGGGGTGGTTCTGGGATTGGCCCCTTGGGACCAGAACCAATTAGGAACCATCCTTATTATCCAAAATTGTCCCAATTAACATCCTTATTCCTTAAGTCATCTAAGTTGGCATGAAAATAATTGAATCTTGGTTAAGTCCATGAAACTGATCAAACCCCGAATGGATCAAGTATGGTATAACCATTATTGGAACCATGTACCTGACTCTATTTAATTGAAATTAGAGTAAGTTGAGTTGCAGACATAATATTAACCATTTcaaacttcttcttttttttttttggcccaaGCTTACATATGAGCTGGGGACTCCACCTATACGAAAAGTGGGACCCTTCAAAACTCCACCATTGCATGTAAGATAAGCCACGTATACTAAATCCATGGCATGTGGGTAGGGATTATTCTTTTCTGCATTAAGAGATTACTTACAGATAGATGTAGCCATTAATAAGGATGATCAAAGAATTAATCACAGTTAAACAATAGAACACAACTTCTCAACAAGTTTATATAATAAAACCTACTCAATCATAAATCATTATTCCATTCATGAATCATCTTCCATTAACTAAAGCAAAGTTAATCCCAATAATAAATACCCATCacttaattattatttataaaatcagAATATTAACCGCATTTATTGGCAAGAAGATCGTATGAGATTTTTCCTGCAACTTCGCTTGCTTaatttaatgagaaaaaaaacccacaacTTCTTAATACTaccagaaagaaagaaagaaaggaatatcattatcagaaaaagaaaaaagaatttgcAGGAATTGCGACAGTAAACGAAAGCCACACGTCGCCATCATCACCAATTTTATTCCTTTCCCTTTTCCCATTGACCTCATTATCGCTTTCAAGAGCTCATCTCTGCAACTCTAATGGCGCCCCAAACAGAACCAGCAGTGGCAgaatcaagaaaagagaaaaacaaaataaaattagggaaaaaaaggaagaataaaCTAAACAGCCAAAACTCTGTGTAGTAATCACTTCACTGAAGAGACTCCAACTAACCacatgaaagatgaaagaaaaagaagtgatcagagaggaaggaaggaaattaagaaaaacaagaaatggTAATCAAATTTCATGGGATCCGTTTTCGGATCGATCGAAGTGAAGGATGAGACCGTTGCATTTGGGACATTCTGTGACCTGTTTGGGGAGCATAAAGTACATGAAACATCTCTTACAGCCGGCGACGACGAGAACATGATCGCCTTGATCGTAGCGGTGATCGTCCcttgaaggtgaaggtgaaggcgTGGAGGTGGAAGATGAACCCTCACCCTCGCTGTCGTATCCATACCCATAGTCGACGCCGCTATACCCATAAGAGCTATCTTCTTGAGTGTAGAAGTCTACACTACCACCAACACAAGCCCTTGATGTCTTCATCCGTGGATCTTCTTTCGCTTTCGTTCCATTCTCCCAGTCTATATAGTAAAGCTCCCCCGTCTGCAAATACGCTTCGGAAAATTAAAATCACAAACTCAAATTTCTTTCTCTTGTAAAGAAATCGCAGAAATCCAAACAAACAAAAGATTGCTCGTTACTGTAAAACTCTCGTatcatccaaaaccataaaaTAGATGAATAGACGACAAAGAAAAGCATAGAATAGCGATCTCTGGGCAGGCAGACCTCAGGTCCTCACCACAAAGATTTCATGCCGGTGAAACCGAAAAGAGAGaccagatagagagagagaatgaagcgGTCAGGTTTCGCATTAAatgaaggaaggaaagaaagatcaggggaaagggaggggggggaCCTTTAAATCGAGGCATTGCTCCCAGTGGTAAGGAAGAGCGACATGAGAATTTAGTTCGACGGCGGTGTCGGAGTTGGTGAGAGTATCTGGTTCATCTGAAGTGGCGGACAAGCCAACGCCACCGCCGGCGCCGCTGCCGTCTCGGTTAAGAGAGCAGTTCTGCATAGAACGCTCCAATGATGCTGTAATCTTCGACATATTTGGGGCTGTCATTGGAAACCcaaaaacaaatcaacaaaCAGAAAACGAATGAAAAGGAAACAATGAgacgcagagagagagagagagagagagagggagagagaggagagtctccggtgggagagagaaacaaatGCACAAGTGAGAGTGAGAGTAAAAAGTGAGAAAATTCTCTGTAATTAATCCCACCCGTTTTACCATATTTAGGGTTCTAATAATGGGAAGTAAAATAAAAGGAGATCTAACatcttttagagagagagagagagagagagagagagagaaccggtAAAAACGGGGTTTCCAAAGAAAATGCCGGAGTCCTaccgaaaaaaaataaataaaaaatgccaCCATTTCTAAAATTAATCCCCAAGACTTAAAACATTTACGCGTAATATATAAGAATTAATATATAGTTATATAAAGTTAGGGTTGGTCCGGACTCAGTAGGGGCTTATGTGGTCAAACTTTAATATATATTGCTTGAAATCCATAGAAAAGAAAGACTTAAAACACATGACTTGATAAAGCACAATGgattatgaaattttatttgtgaTACCTATAGACAAAATGGCAAAGGAGATATCTTCTTTCCAAGAGGGGGAGGAAACTTGCCCTTTTAATTTTAGCTAAAAATTAGAGACTCTTTTAAGTGAATGAGATTTTATAAAGGATCAAAGTACCAAACTACTTATTTTACCTTTAAAGGAAATTTATGGATAAAGAAAAGGGATAGGGATGAATATGAAAACATGCATATTTGAATCATACAAGacataagaaaaagaaggttAACCCTAAATAAAGGGAACCCGCACCatctaatgagaagagagaatagagagGTGTGTACAAAGGCAATAGGGTATCTGGTATCTGGTGTACATTCAACGCCCAAAAATGTCTTGGGCTACCTGCTTGAACGTTTATGGCCACTGAATGCATGTCACACACCCTCTTGCGCCACGAGGAATTCAATCCGTGTACAAGATGGTCTCGTGTGTAAATCTTTATCCCTAAAGATAATTAATTTAGACTAAAACCCAAATAAGGATACCAAATGAAACACATAAACAGATATCTATCTGCAAATGAAAAGTGTACATGAAATATGAACCATAAAGTTCCAAATCTAGTCCTAATTGGTAGGGTTTGCGGCATTTGCCCTTACCACTCTCTTGGGGAGTAGCTGGTTAAACCATGCACTAACCCAACCAAGTATCGGTCTCAACTGATTCTGAACCAGATTGGATCGGTGTTAGTTGCGATCCGATGGATTTATCTCTGTCTTTTAAAAATAATTGATATGATCAGATTCGATTTTTCAAACCATTTGGACGAAGAAAAAGTACAATCATCAATGGCCATCGATGTCTACCCTTACAGTAAAAGGTCCATAATACCCTTATATTATTTCCAAAAATCCTCCTAATGTCTTCCAAAAACCTCTGCGTTAATTGTTTTGACCCTTACACAAGATTCGGTACCTTATAGATACACATACAAGTGGTATTCTGTCATTCTTAATTGAAGTATAAATTTGGAGCGGTTGGTATTGATTTCAGGAAGTTATCAACCTCTGCGATTTTCTAAGAGCCCACATCTCATTTTCATTTCGAGAAAGCAATCGAGCAGTGGATTAATTAGCTAATTTTGCTTGCGAGTCcacaataaatttgattttctatgatAATGATCCTCTTCTAAGCGATCTTAGTTGCATCATTCGAGTGAACAccgttttattttattggtttcaGATTTCAGTTTCTAACAACCccttttcttgaaaaaaatctTTGTGTTCCCACGGCTCTTATACTCCAAACGCATAATCTAAATGAGAAAGATTCCGTCTTTTTCGtttatctttatttcttttccagATCTTCGATCGATGGATGGATCGATGTCAAGAGCAAGCCGCGGCCATCAATTCATTGTCTTTTGTTCAAAATGGAGGTTTTAGCTTTTGAGTTTCAACTCTCCAATGATGAAGTGGTGAGaaccagaaagagagagagcgtAAAGAAACCATTTGGTCTTCTCTCTCTGTCCGTTGTATC
Protein-coding sequences here:
- the LOC122075892 gene encoding uncharacterized protein LOC122075892, which translates into the protein MTAPNMSKITASLERSMQNCSLNRDGSGAGGGVGLSATSDEPDTLTNSDTAVELNSHVALPYHWEQCLDLKTGELYYIDWENGTKAKEDPRMKTSRACVGGSVDFYTQEDSSYGYSGVDYGYGYDSEGEGSSSTSTPSPSPSRDDHRYDQGDHVLVVAGCKRCFMYFMLPKQVTECPKCNGLILHFDRSENGSHEI